The bacterium genome contains a region encoding:
- a CDS encoding ComEC/Rec2 family competence protein, which produces MLRDTKSPPPRSPLVGLAVAFACGIAAGRWLDVGPAWAPALTLAATGSFLLVGRGRPRLALGLALVVALAAGAGISERALGHQAAMEARVGGLGEVTLTVRVVGPVDRDEIRERAWVEVAEAPDDLADLTGARLSLGVYGDDRRKFSPGDLLRGAFYLSGIREADNPLVPDYGEYLRANRVAGWARDAGPVEITKTRDDPATLFLRLREWLNDRAVESLQPQARGLARAILTGDRGELEPDDLERFRDAGIFHILAVSGLHVGIVGYLAFLLGGALPLKRRGRYVLALAVIVGFTLLTGARAPALRACLMSGLFLGGRLLGRPAHLGTSVAAAGLFLLALNPLALWDISFQLSFVAAAGIAALTPTLADWMTRKKVPRFIAEGLGATLAAQLAIYPLLALHFARVPILAFLTNLVVIPLVGIALAVGVPYLLLVAASSAVGVPAAAQFLGTPLSLVLRGMNDLVSWAARIPLMTADLRQPAIWLVLATLALFGAAWWAWRRGKKKWGPVLVVPLGLVALLWGWHLSRDDTPDRLRLTFFSVDRGDAVLVESPAGDRIVIDGGLDYAEPLAEYLRRCGVTGLDAVCLTHPDSDHCSGLIPLFGRFEVERVYRPPDYQVTETYLSYLLAERLSGARVLLPACGVRIPTRDENLEITVLSASDRPRPAGTAINDASLVLLLRYGDFEALLTGDLEAPGERRLLGRWEPEAVDLLKVAHHGSASGTTEAFLLGVRPGHGVVFPDRGRLSDVVSRRLAAAGCWLYDVRERGACVVETDGRTFTLGRYDGDFTPAVGLVLE; this is translated from the coding sequence GTGCTGCGTGACACGAAATCGCCACCGCCGCGTTCACCACTGGTGGGCCTGGCGGTGGCCTTCGCTTGCGGGATCGCGGCGGGCCGCTGGCTCGACGTCGGTCCGGCGTGGGCCCCGGCGCTCACGCTGGCGGCGACCGGCTCCTTCCTCCTCGTCGGGCGGGGGAGGCCGAGGCTCGCCCTGGGGCTGGCGCTGGTGGTCGCCCTGGCGGCGGGGGCCGGAATCTCGGAGAGGGCCCTCGGGCATCAGGCGGCGATGGAGGCCCGGGTCGGCGGGCTGGGCGAAGTGACGCTCACCGTCCGGGTGGTCGGCCCCGTGGACCGCGATGAGATACGGGAGCGCGCCTGGGTCGAGGTCGCCGAAGCGCCGGACGACCTCGCGGACCTGACCGGCGCGCGCCTGAGCCTGGGCGTGTACGGCGACGATAGGCGAAAATTCTCCCCGGGGGACCTCCTCCGGGGCGCGTTCTACCTGAGCGGGATCCGGGAGGCGGACAACCCGCTCGTGCCCGACTACGGCGAGTACCTGCGGGCGAATAGGGTGGCCGGCTGGGCGCGCGACGCGGGCCCGGTCGAAATCACTAAAACCCGCGACGACCCCGCGACCCTCTTCCTCCGCCTGCGTGAGTGGCTCAACGACCGCGCCGTCGAATCCCTCCAGCCCCAGGCGCGGGGGCTGGCCCGGGCGATTCTGACCGGCGACCGGGGCGAGCTCGAGCCGGACGACCTGGAGCGCTTCCGGGACGCGGGGATATTCCACATCCTGGCGGTCAGCGGCCTCCACGTGGGCATCGTCGGGTACCTGGCGTTCCTCCTGGGCGGGGCGCTCCCCTTGAAGCGGCGGGGGCGGTACGTCCTCGCCCTGGCGGTCATAGTCGGATTCACCCTGTTGACCGGGGCGCGGGCGCCGGCGCTGCGGGCCTGCCTCATGTCCGGCCTCTTCCTCGGGGGAAGGCTCCTGGGACGGCCGGCCCACCTGGGCACCTCGGTGGCCGCGGCGGGGCTCTTCCTCCTGGCGCTGAACCCGCTCGCCCTCTGGGACATCTCCTTCCAGCTCTCCTTCGTGGCGGCGGCGGGCATCGCGGCGTTGACGCCGACCCTGGCCGACTGGATGACGCGGAAAAAGGTGCCGCGGTTCATCGCCGAGGGCCTGGGGGCCACACTGGCCGCCCAGCTCGCCATCTACCCCCTCCTGGCCCTCCACTTCGCCCGGGTGCCCATCCTGGCCTTCCTGACGAACCTGGTCGTCATCCCCCTGGTGGGCATCGCCCTGGCCGTCGGCGTTCCCTACCTGCTTTTGGTGGCGGCGTCCTCGGCGGTCGGCGTCCCGGCGGCGGCGCAGTTCCTGGGAACGCCGCTCTCGCTGGTCCTGCGCGGGATGAACGACCTCGTGAGCTGGGCCGCGCGCATCCCCCTGATGACCGCCGACCTGCGCCAGCCGGCGATCTGGCTGGTGCTGGCGACCCTGGCGCTCTTCGGCGCCGCATGGTGGGCCTGGCGGAGGGGGAAGAAAAAGTGGGGGCCGGTCCTGGTCGTCCCCCTGGGCCTCGTGGCGCTACTCTGGGGCTGGCACCTCTCGCGCGACGACACCCCGGACCGACTGCGGCTGACCTTCTTCTCCGTGGACCGGGGCGACGCGGTCCTCGTCGAGAGCCCGGCGGGCGACCGGATAGTCATAGACGGCGGCCTGGACTACGCCGAGCCCCTGGCGGAGTACCTGCGCCGGTGCGGCGTCACCGGGCTCGACGCCGTCTGCCTCACCCACCCCGACTCGGACCACTGCTCGGGCCTCATCCCGCTCTTCGGGCGCTTCGAGGTGGAGCGCGTCTACCGCCCGCCGGACTACCAGGTCACCGAGACGTACCTCTCCTACCTCCTCGCCGAGCGGCTCTCCGGGGCCCGTGTGCTCCTGCCCGCCTGCGGTGTGCGCATCCCGACCCGGGACGAAAACCTCGAGATAACCGTCCTGTCGGCGTCCGACCGGCCCCGACCCGCGGGGACGGCGATCAACGACGCCTCGCTGGTCCTCCTGCTGCGCTACGGGGATTTCGAGGCGCTGTTGACCGGGGACCTGGAGGCGCCCGGGGAGCGCAGGCTCCTGGGCCGCTGGGAGCCCGAGGCGGTGGACCTCCTCAAGGTCGCGCACCACGGCTCGGCCTCCGGGACGACGGAGGCGTTCCTGTTGGGAGTCAGGCCGGGGCACGGGGTGGTGTTCCCGGACCGGGGGCGCCTGTCGGATGTGGTGAGCCGGCGGCTGGCGGCGGCGGGCTGCTGGCTCTACGACGTCCGCGAGCGGGGGGCCTGCGTGGTGGAGACCGACGGGCGGACTTTTACCCTCGGGCGCTACGACGGCGACTTCACCCCGGCGGTGGGGCTGGTGTTGGAATAG
- a CDS encoding 2-hydroxyacyl-CoA dehydratase produces the protein MKDPRLGITATVPSEVALAAGRALVDLNNVLVRGESPERAVREAESAGFPRNSCAWIKGVYATIRRLGIPEVVGVSRGDCSNTEALLEILADDGLAAVPFAYPESRSPEELSRALERFAAHLGTNLEEAERWRGRLAGVREDLNRLDGLVVQGKRRDAAYFDLALSASDWGGDLESYAAALERELASGDEPPPAPVRLAYLGVPPAFTDLLARTAEFGAAFVFAEIPRQFTMPYRSPDLVAQYLAYTYPYGMAFRLGDILPEVEKRGVDGVVHYVQSFCFRQIEDILLRRRLDRRPILTLEGDRPGPLTARDLLRLESFVETLLLHKPGGGL, from the coding sequence ATGAAAGACCCCAGGCTCGGCATCACCGCCACCGTCCCCTCCGAGGTCGCCCTGGCCGCGGGGCGCGCGCTGGTGGACCTGAACAACGTCCTCGTCCGCGGGGAGAGCCCGGAGCGCGCCGTCCGCGAGGCGGAGTCCGCCGGTTTCCCGCGCAACTCCTGCGCCTGGATCAAGGGCGTATACGCCACCATCCGCCGCCTGGGAATCCCCGAGGTCGTGGGCGTCAGCCGGGGGGATTGCAGCAACACCGAGGCCCTGCTGGAGATTCTGGCCGACGACGGCCTCGCCGCCGTGCCCTTTGCTTATCCGGAGAGTCGCTCGCCGGAGGAGCTTTCGCGAGCCCTGGAGCGCTTCGCCGCCCACCTCGGGACGAATCTGGAAGAGGCCGAACGGTGGCGGGGGCGGCTGGCCGGCGTCCGGGAGGATTTGAACCGGCTGGACGGGCTGGTCGTTCAGGGTAAAAGGCGGGACGCGGCCTACTTCGATCTGGCCCTCTCGGCGAGCGACTGGGGCGGCGACTTGGAGAGCTACGCGGCCGCGCTGGAGCGGGAGCTCGCCTCGGGGGACGAGCCTCCCCCCGCGCCGGTCCGCCTGGCCTACCTGGGCGTGCCGCCGGCCTTCACCGACCTGTTGGCGCGGACCGCCGAGTTCGGCGCGGCCTTCGTCTTCGCCGAGATACCCCGCCAGTTCACCATGCCCTACCGCTCGCCCGACCTCGTCGCGCAGTACCTCGCCTACACCTACCCCTACGGCATGGCCTTCCGGCTGGGGGACATCCTGCCCGAGGTGGAGAAGAGGGGGGTGGACGGCGTGGTCCACTACGTCCAGAGCTTCTGCTTCCGGCAGATCGAGGACATCCTGCTGCGGCGGCGGCTCGATCGCCGACCGATACTCACCCTGGAGGGTGACCGCCCGGGGCCGCTCACGGCGCGGGACCTGCTGCGCCTGGAGAGCTTCGTCGAGACGCTTTTATTGCACAAGCCCGGCGGGGGACTGTAG
- the lgt gene encoding prolipoprotein diacylglyceryl transferase produces the protein MHPTLLTIGPLTLRVYGLMLALSFFLGMILAAQRARNRGIDHRHIYDLSLVILICAVVGSRLFHFIYHFDQYAAHGDPWVQLLRIWDGGLMLFGGFIFALVGSLVYLWRKKLPVWEITDIVAPSVGLGLGLTRIGCFFNGCCFGRATDSWLGMIFPNNSPVYYTPRTGILPGTPVLPTQLFESAAGFALFGLLILVERKWKRFHGLLFGITIAFFGAWRLFIEEFRFREEDMWAFGGFLSKNQVISIVIFLLGVGIVVWRWLAARKAGKLLDPAVEYAAVCETVRRRRGEREKRARRAKKK, from the coding sequence ATGCACCCCACCCTTCTCACCATCGGTCCGCTGACGCTGCGGGTCTACGGCCTGATGCTGGCGCTGTCCTTCTTCCTGGGGATGATTCTGGCCGCCCAGCGGGCCCGCAACCGGGGCATAGACCACCGCCACATCTACGACCTGTCCCTGGTGATTTTAATCTGCGCCGTGGTGGGCTCCCGGCTGTTCCACTTCATCTACCACTTCGACCAGTACGCGGCCCACGGCGACCCCTGGGTCCAGCTCCTGCGCATCTGGGACGGCGGGCTGATGCTCTTCGGGGGGTTCATCTTCGCCCTGGTCGGGTCGCTCGTTTACCTGTGGCGCAAGAAGCTGCCCGTGTGGGAAATCACGGACATCGTGGCGCCCTCGGTGGGCCTGGGGCTGGGGCTGACGCGCATCGGCTGCTTCTTCAACGGCTGCTGCTTCGGCCGGGCCACCGACTCCTGGCTCGGGATGATCTTCCCCAACAACTCGCCGGTCTACTACACCCCGCGCACCGGAATACTGCCCGGCACGCCGGTCCTGCCCACCCAGCTCTTCGAGTCGGCGGCGGGGTTCGCCCTCTTCGGCCTGCTGATTCTGGTGGAGCGCAAGTGGAAGCGCTTCCACGGCCTGCTGTTCGGGATAACCATCGCCTTCTTCGGGGCCTGGCGCCTGTTCATCGAGGAGTTCCGCTTCCGCGAGGAAGACATGTGGGCCTTCGGCGGTTTTTTGTCCAAGAACCAGGTCATCTCAATCGTCATCTTCCTCTTGGGGGTCGGGATAGTCGTCTGGCGCTGGCTCGCCGCCCGGAAGGCGGGCAAGCTCCTGGACCCGGCGGTGGAGTACGCCGCGGTGTGTGAGACCGTCCGCCGCCGCCGTGGGGAGCGCGAGAAAAGGGCCAGGCGCGCGAAGAAGAAATAG